A single window of Hippocampus zosterae strain Florida chromosome 15, ASM2543408v3, whole genome shotgun sequence DNA harbors:
- the LOC127616460 gene encoding transcription factor E2F5-like isoform X1 gives MGDTLLLVVAPSGTQLEVLLPEKGQTGPKNYQVNLRSKVAPINVTLINQDSDRSAPVVFPVPPTDVICPLLTPPLALSAGSQRLSLSTAAGSSFCGQDLLNSDQQIALAERDGALRSAFPLSPIGCPNQPTTVLELEQMDFAGPEFQCALGMSGLLRHSSVGEHMTEDSDEAVGFIDELLSTDGMDYGFTLDDGSVCDVFDVRALNY, from the exons ATGGGTGACACTCTCCTCCTCGTCGTGGCTCCATCTGGGACGCAGCTGGAGGTGCTGCTGCCAGAGAAG GGCCAGACGGGTCCCAAGAACTACCAGGTGAACCTGCGCAGCAAGGTGGCTCCCATCAACGTCACCCTGATTAACCAGGACTCGGACCGCAGCGCCCCCGTGGTCTTCCCCGTGCCTCCCACGGACGTGATCTGCCCCCTGTTGACGCCGCCCCTCGCGCTGTCCGCCGGCTCGCAGCGTCTCTCCCTCTCCACGGCTGCCGGCTCCTCCTTCTGCGGCCAGGacttgctcaactcggaccAGCAGATAGCGCTGGCCGAGCGCGACGGCGCGCTCAGGTCGGCGTTCCCACTTTCGCCCATCG GGTGTCCCAATCAGCCGACGACTGTTTTGGAGCTGGAGCAGATGGACTTTGCTGGCCCAGAGTTCCAGTGTGCGCTGGGCATGAGCGGCCTGCTGAGGCACAGTAGTGTCGGGGAGCACATGACCGAGGACAGCGACG AAGCTGTTGGATTCATTGATGAGCTGCTGTCTACTGATG GCATGGACTACGGCTTCACCCTGGATGACGGCAGCGTGTGCGACGTGTTTGATGTGCGGGCCCTCAACTACTAA
- the LOC127616460 gene encoding transcription factor E2F5-like isoform X2, translating into MGDTLLLVVAPSGTQLEVLLPEKGQTGPKNYQVNLRSKVAPINVTLINQDSDRSAPVVFPVPPTDVICPLLTPPLALSAGSQRLSLSTAAGSSFCGQDLLNSDQQIALAERDGALRSAFPLSPIGCPNQPTTVLELEQMDFAGPEFQCALGMSGLLRHSSVGEHMTEDSDAVGFIDELLSTDGMDYGFTLDDGSVCDVFDVRALNY; encoded by the exons ATGGGTGACACTCTCCTCCTCGTCGTGGCTCCATCTGGGACGCAGCTGGAGGTGCTGCTGCCAGAGAAG GGCCAGACGGGTCCCAAGAACTACCAGGTGAACCTGCGCAGCAAGGTGGCTCCCATCAACGTCACCCTGATTAACCAGGACTCGGACCGCAGCGCCCCCGTGGTCTTCCCCGTGCCTCCCACGGACGTGATCTGCCCCCTGTTGACGCCGCCCCTCGCGCTGTCCGCCGGCTCGCAGCGTCTCTCCCTCTCCACGGCTGCCGGCTCCTCCTTCTGCGGCCAGGacttgctcaactcggaccAGCAGATAGCGCTGGCCGAGCGCGACGGCGCGCTCAGGTCGGCGTTCCCACTTTCGCCCATCG GGTGTCCCAATCAGCCGACGACTGTTTTGGAGCTGGAGCAGATGGACTTTGCTGGCCCAGAGTTCCAGTGTGCGCTGGGCATGAGCGGCCTGCTGAGGCACAGTAGTGTCGGGGAGCACATGACCGAGGACAGCGACG CTGTTGGATTCATTGATGAGCTGCTGTCTACTGATG GCATGGACTACGGCTTCACCCTGGATGACGGCAGCGTGTGCGACGTGTTTGATGTGCGGGCCCTCAACTACTAA
- the e2f5 gene encoding transcription factor E2F5 translates to MECDTIDAARSTPTRHEKSLGLLTMKFVGLLQEANDGVLDLKMAADSLAVKQKRRIYDITNVLEGVGLIEKKNKNVIQWRGENKGSQKQEVLDQVRLLQAQISELEAQEKELDKQKILLQENTEFMNHDSGTSKYPCVIGEGLSKKMLESRMEMYLEEVASQWLSGKNAGARAVMGISHFH, encoded by the exons ATGGAGTGCGACACGATAGACGCGGCTCGCTCGACGCCCACTCGCCACGAGAAAAGTTTGGGTCTCCTCACGATGAAGTTTGTTGGTCTTCTCCAAGAGGCCAATGATGGCGTCCTCGACTTGAAAATG GCCGCAGACAGCTTGGCAGTGAAGCAGAAAAGGCGCATATACGACATCACCAATGTCCTGGAAGGCGTGGGCTTgattgagaagaaaaacaaaaatgtcatccaGTGGAG GGGCGAGAACAAGGGAAGTCAGAAGCAGGAAGTTCTTGACCAGGTTAGGCTTCTGCAAGCCCAGATTTCTGAGTTGGAAGCCCAAGAGAAAGAGCTGGACAAGCAGAAGATCTTACTGCAGGAGAACACGGAATTCATGAACCACGATTCCGGTACCAGCAAATATCCTTGCGTCATCGGTGAGGGTTTATCAAAGAAGATGCTGGAAAGCAGAATGGAAATGTATCTTGAAGAGGTAGCATCACAGTGGCTGTCTGGAAAAAATGCCGGGGCGCGTGCAGTGATGGGAATATCCCACTTTCATTGA